From the genome of Gemmatimonas phototrophica, one region includes:
- a CDS encoding bifunctional UDP-3-O-[3-hydroxymyristoyl] N-acetylglucosamine deacetylase/3-hydroxyacyl-ACP dehydratase yields MIARAGASDPLGHPVTGTSGTAVQGMGRRTIAGEAVVEGIGLHLGRPCRLVFKPAPAGSGIVFQRLDLPGTAPIPARVDVAVEAERRTQLGTGEAALHTVEHVLAAVGGLEIDDLLIEMDGPEPPIMDGSAVPFLDALNSAGLTIHSGRPEWLVLRKSIRVVDGESVYEAHPCFGLSLDVTIDFPHPVIGEQRGQYMVTSRSFTKELAAARTFGFVHEVEGLRAKGLIQGASTANAIVLDGTGVLETSLRWPDEFVRHKALDCVGDLVLAGARVRARIVAHKPSHRGTVALVRALVQHAIRETAVYTVEDIMQVLPHRYPFLLVDRILELEEGKRIVGLKNVTINEPFFQGHFPGHPIMPGVLIIEAMAQVGGMLLMRTIEDPGSKVVYFLSLDNVKFRRPVKPGDQLHLELEVLQKRGTMCKMKGTAYVDGQVVTEAEMAAMVRDR; encoded by the coding sequence GTGATCGCCCGCGCAGGAGCAAGCGACCCGCTTGGTCATCCCGTAACGGGCACGTCGGGGACCGCTGTGCAGGGGATGGGGCGACGCACCATTGCCGGTGAGGCGGTGGTGGAAGGCATCGGCCTGCATCTCGGGCGTCCGTGCCGACTCGTCTTCAAGCCGGCGCCCGCCGGAAGCGGGATCGTGTTTCAGCGTCTTGATCTCCCCGGCACGGCGCCTATTCCTGCGCGCGTGGACGTAGCGGTCGAAGCGGAACGTCGCACCCAGCTTGGGACCGGAGAAGCCGCACTCCACACCGTTGAGCATGTGCTGGCCGCCGTGGGTGGGCTGGAGATTGATGACCTGCTGATCGAGATGGATGGACCGGAACCGCCGATCATGGACGGCAGTGCGGTGCCATTTCTCGACGCGCTCAACAGCGCGGGGCTGACCATCCATTCCGGGCGACCGGAGTGGCTGGTCTTGCGTAAGTCCATCCGGGTGGTGGACGGCGAGAGTGTCTATGAGGCACACCCGTGCTTCGGGTTGAGTCTGGATGTGACCATCGATTTTCCGCATCCGGTCATCGGTGAACAGCGCGGGCAGTATATGGTGACCAGTCGCTCCTTCACGAAGGAACTTGCGGCCGCTCGCACGTTCGGCTTTGTGCACGAAGTTGAGGGGCTGCGAGCCAAGGGACTCATTCAGGGGGCCTCCACCGCCAACGCCATTGTGCTCGATGGCACCGGCGTACTGGAGACTTCTCTGCGTTGGCCGGACGAATTTGTCCGGCACAAGGCCCTCGACTGTGTCGGGGACCTGGTACTTGCGGGCGCGCGTGTGCGGGCCCGCATTGTCGCTCACAAGCCCAGCCACCGTGGCACGGTGGCACTGGTGCGAGCTCTCGTACAACACGCCATTCGGGAAACCGCCGTGTACACAGTCGAAGACATCATGCAGGTGCTGCCGCACCGCTATCCGTTTCTGCTCGTTGATCGCATCCTCGAACTTGAGGAAGGCAAGCGCATTGTCGGCCTCAAGAACGTCACCATCAATGAACCGTTCTTTCAGGGGCACTTCCCGGGGCATCCCATCATGCCGGGCGTGCTGATCATTGAAGCGATGGCGCAGGTGGGTGGCATGTTGCTGATGCGCACCATTGAGGATCCGGGCAGCAAGGTGGTGTACTTCCTGTCACTGGACAACGTGAAGTTCCGTCGTCCGGTCAAGCCCGGTGATCAGCTGCACCTCGAGTTGGAAGTGCTCCAGAAGCGTGGCACCATGTGCAAGATGAAGGGAACGGCCTACGTGGATGGGCAGGTCGTGACTGAGGCCGAGATGGCAGCCATGGTTCGCGATCGATGA
- the bamA gene encoding outer membrane protein assembly factor BamA has product MLKRVPQNFARWAARLAVPAASALLSVASLAAPRPLAAQEVAGRCTTTDSIAVRGALRVNEARIRTEAGLTKGNPLNFPTLQRSLKALYNMGEFDDVQILCDLETVPGKVLTVVQVKERAILGDITVSGPKAISERSIKDKIDLLIGRGIDPLQVAKAKAKIDSVYEGAGYYLAQVTIDSTVMSDGRIALHYRIDEGRRLAISAIDILGNTSVREKSVVGAMKTKPEGFFFFRKGEYDDDKYVGDLGERIPALYARLGHVDARITKDTLVVDRTKGKGLVQITVDEGPQFRVGSFEIAGNRHFNTEDLKKFYPFDGNENKTLTQRAKGLVFRRPEAPEGVFNQEKWDAALEKVNGVYRDNGYLYASVRPVVERKFVGADSAPTANLRWEIDEKNPAIVNRIEIVGNDFTSDDCIRRQIFLVPGGPFNQQLLIRSYQSIGNMNFFEQPMPFPDYRPINEQGDVDIVFRVKEKRTGSVNFGASMGQGGVGFGGFIGLEQPNLFGLCKSGRLNWQYGRFFNDFTATYTDPALKGTRLSGALSAYRTQSRFIVGNLGQNIRTGSQFRLGLPTPWSYFSTVAVSYNGEAATFTSGQIAGSCSRNCFRSNVGLEYQYDTRVDMPFATQGSLRSVQMDFSGGPLGGTVNFQRLTTEMRGYALLGQFGGSNPGSQPIKLTMGMTARSGVLFGNSGPFFFQQQFAVGGVMFGQQLRGYPEFSITPQGFNPNTDQFRSDPASFGNAFMTMTGEIGLRFNQMFYFNVFADAGNNWASARQINPTRLFRSAGFGVSTVTPLGPLGLDMAYGFDRTTVNITSGRIVKDPRWQFHFRLGQLF; this is encoded by the coding sequence ATGCTGAAACGCGTTCCCCAGAATTTTGCCCGGTGGGCGGCCCGCCTCGCGGTCCCCGCTGCATCGGCCCTCTTGTCGGTGGCTTCTCTTGCCGCGCCGCGCCCGCTGGCTGCGCAGGAAGTCGCCGGTCGTTGTACAACCACCGACTCCATCGCCGTTCGTGGCGCGTTGCGGGTGAACGAAGCGCGCATCCGCACGGAAGCCGGACTGACCAAGGGAAACCCGCTCAATTTTCCCACGTTGCAGCGCAGCCTCAAAGCGTTGTACAACATGGGCGAGTTCGACGACGTGCAGATCCTCTGCGATCTTGAGACGGTGCCGGGCAAGGTGCTCACGGTGGTGCAGGTCAAGGAGCGCGCCATTCTCGGTGACATCACGGTGTCGGGCCCCAAGGCCATCTCCGAGCGTTCCATCAAGGACAAGATCGATCTGCTCATCGGCCGAGGCATTGACCCGCTGCAGGTGGCCAAAGCCAAAGCGAAGATCGACTCCGTGTACGAGGGCGCCGGCTATTACCTCGCGCAGGTGACCATCGATTCCACCGTCATGAGCGATGGGCGCATTGCGCTGCATTATCGTATCGACGAAGGACGTCGCCTCGCTATTTCCGCCATCGACATTCTGGGCAATACCTCGGTCCGCGAGAAGTCTGTCGTCGGGGCGATGAAGACCAAACCGGAAGGGTTCTTCTTCTTCCGGAAGGGCGAGTATGACGACGACAAGTACGTTGGGGACTTGGGCGAGCGCATTCCGGCGCTGTACGCCCGGCTCGGCCATGTCGATGCCCGGATTACCAAGGACACGCTCGTCGTCGACCGCACCAAGGGCAAAGGGCTGGTCCAGATCACGGTGGACGAGGGGCCGCAGTTCCGTGTCGGCAGTTTTGAAATTGCCGGTAACCGTCATTTCAATACGGAAGATCTGAAGAAGTTCTATCCGTTTGACGGCAACGAAAACAAGACGTTGACGCAGCGAGCAAAGGGGCTGGTGTTCCGTCGTCCTGAAGCGCCGGAAGGCGTATTCAATCAGGAGAAGTGGGACGCTGCGCTCGAGAAGGTGAACGGAGTGTACCGCGACAATGGGTACCTCTACGCGAGCGTACGGCCCGTGGTGGAGCGCAAGTTTGTCGGCGCCGATTCGGCGCCCACCGCCAACTTGCGCTGGGAAATCGACGAGAAGAATCCGGCCATCGTCAACCGGATCGAAATTGTGGGGAACGACTTCACGTCGGATGACTGTATCCGTCGGCAGATCTTCCTGGTCCCCGGGGGACCCTTCAATCAGCAGTTGCTCATTCGCAGTTACCAGAGCATCGGCAACATGAATTTCTTTGAGCAGCCGATGCCCTTTCCGGACTATCGCCCCATCAACGAGCAGGGCGATGTCGACATCGTGTTCCGTGTGAAGGAGAAGCGGACCGGTTCGGTAAACTTTGGTGCGTCCATGGGCCAGGGTGGTGTGGGTTTTGGTGGCTTCATTGGCTTGGAGCAGCCCAATCTGTTTGGGCTCTGCAAGTCGGGACGGCTGAACTGGCAGTACGGCCGCTTCTTCAATGACTTCACCGCCACGTACACGGATCCGGCCCTCAAGGGCACGCGTCTGTCGGGGGCCCTGAGTGCCTACCGCACGCAATCCCGGTTCATCGTCGGCAACCTCGGGCAGAACATCCGCACCGGTTCCCAGTTCCGCCTTGGACTGCCGACGCCGTGGTCGTACTTCAGCACGGTCGCCGTGTCGTACAATGGTGAAGCGGCCACCTTTACGTCGGGGCAGATTGCCGGCAGTTGCTCGCGGAATTGCTTCCGGTCCAACGTGGGGTTGGAGTACCAGTACGACACGCGCGTGGACATGCCGTTTGCCACGCAGGGGTCGCTGCGCTCCGTGCAGATGGACTTCAGCGGTGGGCCGTTGGGCGGCACGGTGAACTTCCAGCGGCTCACCACCGAAATGCGTGGCTACGCCTTGCTGGGGCAGTTCGGCGGAAGCAACCCCGGGTCGCAGCCCATCAAGCTCACCATGGGAATGACGGCGCGCAGCGGGGTGCTCTTTGGCAACTCCGGTCCGTTCTTCTTCCAGCAGCAGTTTGCCGTGGGCGGTGTGATGTTCGGCCAGCAGCTGCGGGGCTATCCCGAATTCTCCATTACGCCGCAGGGATTCAACCCGAATACCGACCAGTTCCGTTCGGATCCGGCGTCGTTTGGTAATGCCTTTATGACCATGACCGGAGAAATCGGGCTCCGGTTCAACCAGATGTTCTACTTCAACGTCTTCGCTGACGCCGGGAACAACTGGGCCTCCGCCCGACAGATCAATCCCACTCGCCTCTTCCGTTCGGCCGGATTCGGGGTATCTACCGTTACGCCGCTCGGCCCGCTCGGGCTCGATATGGCGTACGGCTTCGACCGGACTACCGTGAACATCACTTCCGGCCGGATTGTGAAGGACCCGCGGTGGCAGTTCCATTTCCGTCTCGGTCAGCTCTTCTAA
- the lpxA gene encoding acyl-ACP--UDP-N-acetylglucosamine O-acyltransferase has translation MSAGPDVVSGTRVHPSAIIDPTAQLGEGVEIGPWAFIGPQCTVGDGTRIAARATLERNVRLGQRVTIGVGAVLGGDPQDLKFRGEETWVEVGDDTTVREYATINRGTAHSVTTSVGRHCFLMSYVHLAHDCHLGDHIIISNGTQLAGHVTVEDRAIISGLCAVHQFARIGRHSFIGGCSRVSQDVPPFVRAVGNPIKLFGLNSVGLQRSGFDEPVVRELKKAYRLCFRSDLNLSQGIERARAELDIIPDVQHFLDFIEASQRGVGF, from the coding sequence ATGAGCGCCGGGCCGGATGTCGTGAGCGGAACCCGCGTTCACCCCTCGGCCATCATCGACCCCACCGCACAGCTGGGTGAAGGCGTCGAGATTGGCCCGTGGGCTTTCATTGGGCCGCAATGTACGGTGGGCGACGGAACGCGCATTGCCGCGCGCGCGACGCTGGAGCGGAATGTCCGACTGGGGCAGCGCGTCACCATTGGCGTGGGCGCCGTGCTGGGAGGGGATCCCCAGGACCTCAAGTTTCGCGGGGAAGAAACGTGGGTCGAGGTGGGCGACGACACCACCGTGCGCGAGTATGCCACGATCAATCGCGGCACCGCACATTCGGTGACCACCAGCGTGGGCAGGCACTGCTTCCTGATGAGCTATGTGCACCTGGCGCATGATTGCCATCTGGGCGATCACATCATCATCTCAAACGGGACGCAGCTCGCCGGACACGTCACGGTGGAAGACCGGGCGATCATTTCCGGACTGTGTGCGGTACACCAGTTTGCGCGCATCGGTCGCCATTCGTTCATCGGGGGATGCTCCCGCGTCTCGCAGGATGTGCCGCCCTTTGTGCGGGCCGTTGGGAATCCCATCAAGCTGTTCGGGCTCAACTCCGTCGGGCTTCAGCGGAGTGGCTTTGATGAACCCGTGGTGCGGGAACTCAAGAAGGCTTATCGCCTGTGCTTCCGCTCCGATCTCAATCTGTCTCAGGGCATTGAACGGGCGCGAGCCGAGCTGGACATCATTCCTGACGTGCAGCACTTCCTGGATTTCATCGAGGCCAGCCAGCGCGGTGTGGGCTTCTGA
- the lpxD gene encoding UDP-3-O-(3-hydroxymyristoyl)glucosamine N-acyltransferase, translated as MSGESHTPQAGGGDGQTPITAAAVAAQVGGRLIGDPDVAVRGVAPLDRAAAYELSFFSDQRYAGWFAESHAGVVLVSPAFEHAPGLPSTRIVVEKPIDALVGLLSRFHRTEPRAVGVHATAVVSATATIGADVTIDPYAVIGEGVTIGPRSWIGAGAKVGAGSVLGSDVRLHANAVVYPFTELGDRVMLHAGAQVGREGFGFVPRPTGVVRIPHVGRCVLEQDVEVGANSCVDRGSIDDTIIGAGTKIDNLVQIGHNVRIGRFCFFASQVGIAGSSRIGDGVQMGGQSGMANHFSIGAGASIGARAGVISDVPEKETWSGFPARPHKEQMRSQAALVRLARLLRPLERLLARDAEASVSTVSQGPDVSATGSSS; from the coding sequence GTGAGCGGCGAGTCACACACCCCGCAGGCAGGCGGCGGTGATGGGCAGACGCCCATCACCGCCGCTGCCGTTGCGGCACAGGTCGGTGGGCGCCTCATTGGTGACCCTGATGTTGCAGTGCGCGGCGTCGCCCCCCTCGATCGTGCCGCCGCATATGAGTTGAGCTTCTTCTCTGACCAGCGTTATGCCGGGTGGTTCGCCGAGTCACACGCCGGTGTGGTTCTGGTGTCTCCGGCCTTTGAGCATGCGCCTGGGCTGCCGTCTACCCGTATCGTGGTGGAGAAGCCCATTGATGCGCTGGTGGGCTTGTTGTCCCGCTTTCATCGCACGGAACCACGGGCGGTCGGGGTCCATGCCACGGCCGTCGTTTCGGCGACCGCCACGATAGGTGCGGACGTGACCATCGATCCGTACGCGGTGATTGGAGAGGGGGTCACCATTGGTCCCCGGAGTTGGATTGGCGCGGGCGCGAAGGTGGGAGCCGGGAGTGTGCTGGGAAGCGACGTGCGCTTGCACGCCAATGCGGTGGTGTATCCGTTCACAGAACTAGGCGACCGTGTCATGCTGCACGCCGGGGCACAGGTTGGCCGGGAAGGCTTTGGCTTCGTACCGCGGCCAACCGGCGTCGTGCGCATTCCTCACGTGGGACGCTGTGTGCTGGAGCAGGACGTGGAAGTGGGGGCCAATAGCTGCGTGGACCGGGGTAGCATCGACGATACCATCATCGGTGCTGGAACGAAGATTGATAATCTCGTGCAGATTGGACACAACGTACGGATCGGTCGCTTCTGCTTCTTCGCGTCGCAAGTGGGGATCGCGGGGTCATCGCGCATTGGCGACGGTGTCCAGATGGGAGGGCAGTCAGGGATGGCGAATCATTTTTCGATCGGCGCGGGTGCCAGCATCGGTGCGCGTGCCGGTGTCATCAGCGACGTTCCGGAGAAAGAGACCTGGTCCGGCTTTCCGGCCCGTCCACATAAGGAGCAAATGCGTTCCCAGGCAGCGCTTGTTCGCCTTGCCCGATTGCTCCGTCCGCTGGAGCGTCTCCTGGCGCGCGACGCGGAGGCTTCAGTGTCCACCGTCTCCCAGGGCCCAGACGTCTCCGCAACGGGAAGCTCGTCGTGA
- a CDS encoding OmpH family outer membrane protein, with translation MRLLSVIGACALLVSVPSLASAQASQKFAFVNSQALLQSAPGRADAEASFEKDMVGIRTQLSKLQDSLNTMNEAFAKEEVSLSPAAKEARLKTMREKEQAWGAQAQKLQAQAQERQEELMAPIMENLRKVLDDVRMDGGYSFIFDVAAGAFIVSADKNLDITDRVLAKMRLSAPKAAPTRPAPAAGPTSAPAGITKKPPTE, from the coding sequence ATGCGTCTCCTTTCTGTCATCGGCGCTTGCGCGCTCCTCGTTTCCGTGCCGTCGCTCGCGTCGGCCCAGGCCAGCCAGAAGTTCGCGTTCGTCAATTCCCAGGCGCTCCTGCAGAGCGCACCGGGACGGGCGGATGCGGAAGCGTCGTTCGAGAAGGACATGGTGGGCATCCGCACGCAGCTGTCCAAGCTGCAGGATTCGCTCAACACCATGAACGAAGCGTTTGCGAAGGAAGAAGTCTCGCTGTCGCCGGCCGCCAAGGAAGCGCGCCTCAAGACCATGCGGGAGAAGGAACAGGCCTGGGGTGCGCAGGCGCAGAAGCTGCAGGCGCAGGCGCAGGAGCGGCAGGAAGAGTTGATGGCGCCAATCATGGAGAACCTCCGCAAGGTGCTCGACGACGTGCGGATGGATGGTGGCTACAGTTTCATCTTTGACGTCGCGGCGGGTGCATTCATTGTGTCGGCCGACAAGAACCTCGATATCACGGATCGCGTGCTGGCGAAGATGCGCCTGTCCGCCCCGAAGGCGGCGCCCACCCGTCCGGCGCCGGCCGCTGGCCCGACCTCGGCGCCTGCTGGTATCACGAAGAAGCCACCCACGGAGTAA
- a CDS encoding ATP-dependent Clp protease ATP-binding subunit: protein MNGYNFTERVRKVLAMAREEAARLHHEYVGTEHILLGLIREGEGVAAAVLQNLNVDLDDVTQKIEDTVKKGKAAQATGPDLPYTSRAKKVLELAMAEARDLNHSYVGTEHLLLGLLREEKGIAAQVLTDAGVNLEAARAETLRLLGTEMPQGGPTPPPEKAGAGAPPSAAPAKGDKKSKTPALDHFCRDLTQLAAEGQLDPTIGRAKEIERVMEVLSRRKKNNPVLIGEPGVGKTAIVEGLAQLIANGECPENLRDNRVLSLDMAAVIAGTKYRGQFEERLKAVMNEIAQNKQVILFIDELHTLVGAGAAEGAIDASNMLKPALARGELQCVGASTLNEYRKYIEKDGALERRFQTVVVDPPSIDETVQILQGLKKKYEDHHKVNIPDETLVAAAKLSERYITDRFLPDKAIDVIDEAGARARLAAQVPPAEVADLKEQLEKINTEKEAAVRDQNFERAASLRDNERELQGEIRRKQEEWEQRRQSFRPTLGEEEIAFIVSRWTGIPVTRLQEAETARLLRMEDELHTSVVGQDEAIKALARSIRRSRAGLKDPRRPIGSFIFSGPTGVGKTELARSLAKFLFADASALIRVDMSEYMEKFSVSRLIGAPPGYVGYEDSGTLTKAVRRKPYSVILLDEIEKAHPDVFNILLQVLDEGHLTDNYGRVIDFKNTVVIMTSNVGAKDITRGKSLGFATNDARGDFERIADKVKEEMGRVFNPEFLNRLDDVIVFHPLGKDHISQIVSILFADVQKRLAEEEITIKLTQESTEFLVNHGHDEHYGARPLKRAIQRYVEDPLSEKLLMGEFSRGDEIEVAVSATEKEKLEFRVLSPTPQAS, encoded by the coding sequence ATGAACGGCTACAACTTCACCGAGCGGGTGCGGAAAGTCCTGGCGATGGCGCGCGAAGAAGCGGCGCGCCTGCACCACGAATACGTGGGCACCGAGCACATTCTGCTTGGGCTCATCCGCGAGGGTGAGGGTGTTGCGGCAGCAGTGCTGCAAAACCTCAACGTCGATCTCGACGACGTCACGCAGAAAATCGAGGATACGGTGAAGAAGGGGAAGGCGGCGCAAGCCACCGGCCCGGATCTTCCGTATACGTCGCGCGCCAAGAAGGTCCTCGAATTGGCGATGGCTGAAGCGCGCGATCTCAACCACAGCTACGTCGGCACCGAGCATCTGCTCCTTGGTCTGCTCCGTGAGGAGAAGGGGATTGCGGCGCAGGTCCTGACCGACGCCGGGGTCAATCTCGAAGCCGCACGCGCCGAAACGCTCCGCCTGTTGGGCACCGAAATGCCGCAGGGTGGGCCGACGCCGCCGCCGGAAAAGGCGGGCGCAGGCGCGCCGCCATCGGCCGCTCCCGCCAAGGGCGACAAGAAGTCCAAGACGCCGGCGCTCGACCATTTCTGCCGCGATCTCACCCAACTGGCCGCCGAAGGGCAGCTCGATCCCACGATCGGGCGGGCCAAGGAAATTGAGCGTGTCATGGAAGTGCTGTCGCGCCGCAAGAAGAACAATCCCGTGCTCATTGGTGAGCCCGGGGTGGGCAAGACGGCCATCGTGGAAGGGCTGGCCCAGCTGATCGCCAACGGTGAGTGCCCGGAGAACCTGCGTGACAACCGGGTGCTGTCACTGGATATGGCGGCGGTCATTGCCGGCACCAAGTATCGCGGCCAGTTCGAAGAGCGTCTCAAGGCGGTCATGAACGAGATCGCGCAGAACAAGCAGGTCATTCTGTTCATCGACGAACTGCACACCCTGGTTGGCGCGGGAGCGGCTGAAGGCGCCATCGACGCCAGCAACATGCTCAAGCCGGCGCTGGCGCGCGGCGAATTGCAGTGCGTCGGCGCCTCCACGCTGAACGAGTACCGCAAGTACATCGAGAAGGACGGTGCCCTCGAGCGTCGATTCCAGACGGTTGTGGTGGATCCGCCCTCCATCGACGAGACCGTGCAGATCCTGCAGGGACTCAAGAAGAAGTACGAAGATCACCACAAGGTGAACATTCCCGATGAGACGCTGGTGGCAGCGGCGAAACTGTCGGAGCGGTACATCACCGACCGGTTCCTGCCGGACAAGGCGATCGACGTGATCGACGAAGCCGGGGCTCGTGCCCGCCTGGCGGCGCAGGTGCCGCCGGCAGAGGTGGCGGATCTCAAGGAACAGCTCGAGAAGATCAACACCGAGAAGGAAGCGGCCGTCCGCGATCAGAATTTCGAGCGGGCCGCGTCGCTCCGTGACAACGAGCGTGAGTTGCAGGGCGAGATTCGCCGGAAACAGGAAGAGTGGGAGCAGCGCCGGCAGTCGTTCCGCCCCACGCTGGGTGAAGAAGAGATCGCGTTCATTGTCAGCCGGTGGACGGGGATCCCCGTGACCCGTCTGCAGGAAGCCGAGACGGCCCGTCTGCTGCGCATGGAGGATGAACTCCATACGTCGGTGGTGGGACAGGACGAGGCCATCAAGGCGCTCGCCCGCTCCATTCGCCGGAGCCGCGCTGGTCTGAAGGATCCTCGTCGCCCGATTGGCTCCTTCATCTTCTCCGGCCCTACGGGCGTCGGTAAGACGGAGCTGGCGCGGTCGCTGGCCAAGTTCCTGTTCGCCGATGCCTCCGCGCTTATCCGGGTGGATATGAGCGAGTACATGGAGAAGTTCTCGGTCTCCCGGCTCATCGGTGCCCCCCCGGGCTACGTGGGCTACGAAGATTCAGGGACGCTGACCAAGGCCGTTCGCCGGAAGCCGTACAGCGTCATTTTGCTGGACGAAATCGAGAAGGCGCATCCGGATGTCTTCAATATCCTCCTCCAGGTGCTGGATGAGGGTCACCTGACGGACAATTACGGTCGGGTCATCGATTTCAAGAACACCGTGGTGATCATGACGTCCAACGTGGGCGCCAAGGACATCACGCGCGGGAAGTCGCTGGGCTTCGCCACGAACGACGCCCGCGGGGACTTCGAGCGGATTGCCGACAAGGTGAAGGAGGAGATGGGCCGGGTCTTCAACCCGGAGTTCCTCAATCGCCTCGACGACGTGATCGTCTTCCATCCGCTCGGGAAGGATCACATTTCCCAAATCGTATCCATCCTCTTTGCCGACGTGCAGAAGCGCCTGGCGGAGGAGGAGATCACAATCAAGCTGACCCAGGAATCGACCGAGTTCCTCGTCAACCACGGGCACGACGAGCATTACGGTGCCCGTCCGCTGAAGCGGGCCATCCAGCGGTACGTGGAAGACCCGCTTTCCGAGAAGCTGCTCATGGGCGAGTTCTCCCGTGGGGACGAGATCGAGGTGGCCGTGTCGGCCACCGAGAAGGAAAAGCTCGAATTCCGGGTGCTTTCTCCCACGCCGCAGGCGTCCTGA
- a CDS encoding Gfo/Idh/MocA family protein: MNGVADNQLFSRSTSPRVGVVGAGGLGIHHVRILRDLCGQRFVGFVDEHPGRASQVAAQYQVTAFPSLDRLLDEVDAVSIVVPTTAHHAVASAALARGKHVFVEKPFTVTLAEADDLLHKARAAGVILQVGHVERFNRAVRAAMPFVDGPRFIESDRLAPFNPRGSDVAVVLDLMIHDLDLVHTLVGVPVTDVQAMGIPVLTPQLDIANARLTFANGAVANITASRVSRERLRKLRIFQRSGYLSLDLAAGTGEYFRLRGDFDPMLLARAPRALEEFVERVVLEAPDGEPLVLELSQFLGAIIGRNPVAVTGEEGREALEAALRIVAAIEQAHAVMKAGDVAAGGAPGA, from the coding sequence ATGAACGGCGTCGCTGACAACCAATTGTTTTCGCGGTCCACGTCACCTCGGGTGGGTGTCGTGGGCGCCGGCGGACTGGGCATCCATCATGTGCGCATCCTGCGTGATTTGTGCGGGCAGCGCTTTGTCGGATTTGTTGATGAACATCCTGGACGCGCGTCTCAGGTCGCGGCGCAGTACCAGGTAACCGCGTTTCCGTCGCTCGACCGACTACTCGATGAAGTGGACGCCGTGTCGATTGTGGTGCCCACGACTGCGCACCACGCCGTCGCGTCCGCCGCGCTGGCCCGCGGGAAGCATGTCTTTGTGGAGAAACCCTTCACCGTCACGCTCGCCGAGGCGGATGATCTGCTGCACAAGGCCAGAGCCGCCGGGGTCATCCTGCAGGTGGGACACGTCGAGCGATTCAATCGGGCGGTCCGGGCGGCCATGCCGTTCGTGGATGGCCCACGATTCATCGAGAGCGATCGTCTGGCCCCGTTCAATCCCCGTGGGTCTGATGTCGCGGTCGTACTGGATCTCATGATTCACGATCTCGATCTCGTACACACCTTGGTCGGCGTACCCGTGACCGATGTGCAGGCCATGGGCATTCCGGTCCTGACACCGCAGCTGGATATTGCCAACGCCCGGCTGACGTTTGCCAACGGCGCGGTCGCCAACATTACGGCCAGTCGTGTGTCGCGTGAACGGCTGCGCAAGCTTCGCATTTTTCAGCGGAGCGGTTACCTGTCGCTGGATCTTGCGGCCGGCACCGGCGAGTACTTCCGGTTACGTGGTGACTTTGATCCCATGCTGCTGGCCCGAGCGCCACGGGCGCTGGAAGAGTTTGTGGAACGTGTGGTGCTCGAAGCTCCCGATGGCGAGCCGTTGGTGCTCGAGCTCTCGCAATTCCTCGGTGCCATCATTGGGCGCAATCCGGTCGCGGTGACCGGCGAGGAAGGGCGTGAAGCCCTCGAGGCCGCGCTCCGCATTGTTGCGGCCATTGAGCAGGCACATGCCGTGATGAAAGCCGGGGATGTCGCAGCAGGTGGGGCGCCCGGTGCGTGA